ACTAACAATTAAAGAATCAGTAAATTATTTGAGCCAATGGCTTAAAGAAAAAGAAATCAAAATAGCAACAGGAAATCTGGATTTTTCCTATGATAATTTTCAAAACAAAAAAGAAAAACATCAATTTCAATATATTATTCTGTATTCTCCAGAAACCGATGATACTGGGGAAATGGTGATAAAGATTTTTTCTTCTGAACAAATGAGTGCGCCTGGCTCTTTTGGATCTTTTGCTGGTGGATGGGGAACCGCTTGGAATTATACTAATGAATATGCGCAGGGCAAGAAAATTGCCCCTTTTATTTTAACAATACGCGGAGAAATGGAGAGAGCGCGCGTTGGATACTGGCAAAGCGAAATTACTCATAATTATTCTTGGAAATATCAGCCCGAAATTGAACTTGAGTTTCCTCGCACTGTTCCGTATTTTGATTTTCGCGAAAAAGGATTTTTTGAAAAGCTCGGAGACCAAATCAAAGAATTTTTTGGAAGAATAGGCGACCTTTTCTCTGGGGCTTCGTTGACAGGAGTTCCTGATATAGAAAAGAATCAAGATGGGACAATAGATTTGTCCGCGGACAGCGCATTAGGTAAATTTATTGCCAATATACTGGAACAATTTCGCGCTTTCAGGTCTCTTCTTGGGCAAGCTCAGCTTGATGCTTTAGAAAATCAGGTTCAAGACACAATGACAGAGGATGATTTATTAGCGCTTTTGGAAAAAATTGAATCTTTACAAGCGCAATTGGCTGCAATGGGAGAGAAAATTAATCTTTTACAGGCCGGAGTGGGAACATCTTCGGACACGACAGAGCTTAATCCCGCGCAAAACCAGCAAACCAAACAAAATATTTTGATAAATGAGGTTTGCGCTGGCATCAACAATTCTCAAAACGAATTTATTGAAATTTATAACCCGAATAATACGCCAATTGATATAAGCGATGATAGTTTTCAACTTCAATTAGTAAGTTCAAGCGACAATGTGACAAAGAAAAAGATTACCTGGACCAAGAATATTATTCCGGCAAAAGGATATTTTCTCCTGATAGGCGGGGAATTGATAATTAATAATGAGAAAATTCAGGGAGATGCAGTGTTCAGTAGTCAATTGACGAGTGTGAGTGGAATTATTCTTTCAGACAAAGAGGGGAATATTTTGGATAAAGTAAGCTGGGGAAGTCCAGAAAAATCACCGCCACAGTCCGCTGTAGAAAAGCGGGGGAAAATATTACAAAAAGGACTTGAGACCAATAATAGCTTAGAGCGTTCTAACTACATTGACACTAATAATAATTCTGCAGATTTTTCGCTCAATGAATCGCCTTCACCAGCCAATTCTTTGGGAGAGGAATTTATTTACACCATTCAAGGACAAGGTGGCAATGGCAATGGCGATGATGGCGATGGTGATGGCGAAGAAGAGGATGGTCAGTCCGAAAACTCTGACCAACAGCAGAATATTTCTGGCGGAGGCAGCTCTAATAGGCCTATTTGTTCACAGGATAGATTGGATAGCCCTGCCAATTCCCCGATTATCATTAACGAGATTGCGTGGATGGGAAGTGAGGCAGGATACATTAATGAATGGATTGAGTTGAAAAATATTTCCGATTCTGCAATAAATTTAGAAAATTGGCAACTTTTGGATAAAGCAGAGAACATCCGTATTACATTCAGCGCGAATCACGCCATCCCTGCCCACGGATTTTATCTTTTGGAGCGAAGCGACGATGAAGTTGTGCCGAGCGTAAGCGCTGATGTCATTTATACTGGCGCTTTAGCTAATAGCAACGAGAGTTTGCGTCTATTTAACAGTAATTGCGATTTAATTGACGAGGTAATGGCAAGCCCGGATTGGTCTGCTGGAGATAACGACACAAAACAGACAATGGAAAGAGGAGATGACCTGTTGTGGCATGATTATAGCGGACAAGGAAGCGACGGGATTATGGGAACGCCGAGGGCGGAAAATAGCGAAATTATTATTAACAACCAAGGTGAAAATAATGAAGATGAAGAGGACGATGGAGATGATGGAGATGATGAAGATGAAGAGGACGATGGAGATGATGAAGATGATGAAGATGATGGAAGCGGTGATGATTCAGTTTCCGCTATAGGATTGGTTATTTCTGAAGTTAGAGCTGCTGGTATTGAAGAATTTATTGAGATCTATAATCCGCTTGAGCAAGAGATTTCTCTTGTTGGGTTTTATTTCAGTTATTTTTCCGCTGGCCGCGATTGGAATAATCCATTTTTAAACAAAGAGTTTCCGACAAGCACACCTGTGATTGGCGCAAAAGAATATTTTCTAATAGGATTGGGCGATTATTTAGAAGAAGAATCGGATTGGAAGCCGAATCAAACCAATTTAAGTAGCGACAATGGCGCTGTTGCTTTATTCTCTTGCGACCCAAGTCAGGCAACCACTACTCAAATGGCAATAGATTGCAAAATTGACGCTGTTGGCTGGGGCGAACCGCTTGTTTTTGAAACACAGGCAGCAACGAGCTCAAGCGATAAAAGTTTGGCGCGGAAATTATCTCCAGACGAAAATGGTTATTTACGATATATAGATACTGATGATAATTATAATGATTTTGAAGAACAGGAATCTACTCCTAAACAGCAGAACCAATCTGCTTATTCTGATTTAGATAACGATGGCATAATAGATGAGTATGACCCTGTGACAGAAATTTCAAGTGATATAATTCTTCCTGCAGGAGAGTATATATTCAAGGACTTGGTTATTATTCAAGGATTCGGCTTGTTCGCTGGTTCAGATATTTTATTGGAAGGGTTTAAGGGAGTTAAGATAACAGCAGACAATATTAATATTAATGAAGACGCTGGCATTTTTGCCGACAATAATGGCTATGCTTCAGACCAAGGACCTGGAGTAAGTATCGCAAGCCAGACAGGAGCAAGCCATGGAGGAGTTGGAGGAAGGAATGAAGGTGATCCGAAACTATTTATTTATGGAGATTTAGAATTTCCTATTGAACCAGGGTCTGGGGCTTTAGGCAATCCTGAAGTTCCGCGCTTAAGTCCGTATCGGCCAGGAGGAGCAGGCGGAGGAGCTATTGTTTTAGATGTTCAAGGAGAGTTGTTGAATAATGGTTTTATCTCGGCCAATGGAGAGGACGGACTCCCTCATGTTACAAGTTATGCTTCCACTGGCGCTGGAAGTGGCGGTTCTGTTTATATAACAACAAGCGTCTTATCAGGGACAGGCATTGTTAGGGTAAATGGCGGCGGGTCTTCGCGTAGCTCCGGGGCTGGCGGAGGCGGAAGAATTGCGGTCTATTATGATACGAATAATTTTGCTGGGAATATTCAAGCATTCGGCGGAGAGGATGCTAATAATATTCTTAATGGAGGTCCGGGAACTGTTTTTATGAGTCAGGGAGAAATAGGAAATTTGGTTATTGATAATAATGCACGAGAGGGAGTGACAGCTTTGAGTAATGATAGTTATGTTTTTGGCGATATAATTGTTAGTGGAGGCGCAAATTTTTATCTGCCTGACCAGTTGAGTTGCGCGAATTTTGATGTTCAAAACAGCGCTGTTTTAATAGCAATAGATAATGCAACAATAAATATTAGTAATGCGTTTAATTTAAATCAATCTCAACTTATTGGCGAAAACCAAAAAATCGTGACTATTGAAGGTAATGAAATCACATTAGTAGAGAGTGAAATCTTGGCAAATGTTTTTGTTCAAACCAACTCTTTGACAATAGATAGCGGTTCTGCGATTTTATCCACAGGCCTTGGTTATGTTTTTGAAGAAGGCCCTGGAGCTGGGATTAATGCTTATGGTGGGAGTTATGGTGGATTGGGAGGCAGAAATTATGAATCATCCGGATTTGGACAACCATATGGGATTGAGGAAATGCCAGATGATTTTGGTTCGGGCGGAGGAAATGGAAACGAAGTTAGAAAAGGAGAGAGTGGCGGCGGGAAAATTATTATAATTAGCGTAGGCGAAATTGTTATTGAC
This sequence is a window from Patescibacteria group bacterium. Protein-coding genes within it:
- a CDS encoding lamin tail domain-containing protein translates to MKKIYFSLIFLILLLGSFLFRPLSIFAIDNKELTQEELDSYIKLSDTDRRDILNTLPQVFTEEWMDSIVRVAIPEKEAISLIIRQAVRGHMRDYLLIEGPRDVGIEIVKLGFKIGQMFLTKNISISDLISELEKLTIKESVNYLSQWLKEKEIKIATGNLDFSYDNFQNKKEKHQFQYIILYSPETDDTGEMVIKIFSSEQMSAPGSFGSFAGGWGTAWNYTNEYAQGKKIAPFILTIRGEMERARVGYWQSEITHNYSWKYQPEIELEFPRTVPYFDFREKGFFEKLGDQIKEFFGRIGDLFSGASLTGVPDIEKNQDGTIDLSADSALGKFIANILEQFRAFRSLLGQAQLDALENQVQDTMTEDDLLALLEKIESLQAQLAAMGEKINLLQAGVGTSSDTTELNPAQNQQTKQNILINEVCAGINNSQNEFIEIYNPNNTPIDISDDSFQLQLVSSSDNVTKKKITWTKNIIPAKGYFLLIGGELIINNEKIQGDAVFSSQLTSVSGIILSDKEGNILDKVSWGSPEKSPPQSAVEKRGKILQKGLETNNSLERSNYIDTNNNSADFSLNESPSPANSLGEEFIYTIQGQGGNGNGDDGDGDGEEEDGQSENSDQQQNISGGGSSNRPICSQDRLDSPANSPIIINEIAWMGSEAGYINEWIELKNISDSAINLENWQLLDKAENIRITFSANHAIPAHGFYLLERSDDEVVPSVSADVIYTGALANSNESLRLFNSNCDLIDEVMASPDWSAGDNDTKQTMERGDDLLWHDYSGQGSDGIMGTPRAENSEIIINNQGENNEDEEDDGDDGDDEDEEDDGDDEDDEDDGSGDDSVSAIGLVISEVRAAGIEEFIEIYNPLEQEISLVGFYFSYFSAGRDWNNPFLNKEFPTSTPVIGAKEYFLIGLGDYLEEESDWKPNQTNLSSDNGAVALFSCDPSQATTTQMAIDCKIDAVGWGEPLVFETQAATSSSDKSLARKLSPDENGYLRYIDTDDNYNDFEEQESTPKQQNQSAYSDLDNDGIIDEYDPVTEISSDIILPAGEYIFKDLVIIQGFGLFAGSDILLEGFKGVKITADNININEDAGIFADNNGYASDQGPGVSIASQTGASHGGVGGRNEGDPKLFIYGDLEFPIEPGSGALGNPEVPRLSPYRPGGAGGGAIVLDVQGELLNNGFISANGEDGLPHVTSYASTGAGSGGSVYITTSVLSGTGIVRVNGGGSSRSSGAGGGGRIAVYYDTNNFAGNIQAFGGEDANNILNGGPGTVFMSQGEIGNLVIDNNAREGVTALSNDSYVFGDIIVSGGANFYLPDQLSCANFDVQNSAVLIAIDNATINISNAFNLNQSQLIGENQKIVTIEGNEITLVESEILANVFVQTNSLTIDSGSAILSTGLGYVFEEGPGAGINAYGGSYGGLGGRNYESSGFGQPYGIEEMPDDFGSGGGNGNEVRKGESGGGKIIIISVGEIVIDGAISSNGNNGLPHITSYPASGAGSGGTIYLSASVVNGVGTVSANGGSASSIGGGGGGGRIAIYGNIGGFTGIIEALGGKNSTNAYYDGEDGTVFLGSGDFEPN